AAAAAGGGCTGACAGCCATGCTGTCAGCAAGTAGCCGCTTCGCGTGCATATTGCTGATGATAGTGATATAGCCACATTAATAATAGCAACAGTAAAAACAAAAACAATAAAATTAAAAGAGAGCACCACGAATAAGAAAGAAGAACATAATATCCTACTGGTCAACAAGACGATTCGTTTTACAAAAAAAGAAAACGAACTGGTCAAAAGGCGTGCAGCGCTTTGTGGACTCAGCTTCTCGCAGTATTGTAGAAAGATGGCGATAAATGGTTATATACAGGCAGTGCCAGCTATCGCCGATATTACAGAAATGAGGGCTTTTAAAACTTTGTTGATGGAATACAAGACCAACTTTAGCCGCATTAGCAATAAGATGAAAGCATCTGATCCTTATTTGAACGAAGACATAAAAATAACCAGAGATTTTATCCAATCCATTTTGGAAAAACTAAAAATATAACCACATTTATAAAACCCACCAAGATGATTGGCAAAGCAAAAAGTAATTTAAGTCTGGGAAATACCATTGATTATAATTTAAAGCAAAAGTCAGTTTTGTTTTATACCAATAACCTAGTAGGTGAGAACATCGAAGACTATCGGATGCAGATGGAAGATTTGCAAAAATGTTACAGAGGCTATGGCAAACAATTACTCATTCACGCTGTTCTTTCCCCGGCTACTGAAGACGGCAAAAGATTAGATGAAAGCACTTGGCAGAAAATAGCGGACAGCTATCTGCAAGAAATGAAACTAAAAGAACATTATCAGTCCATTGGTTTTATACATAGAGACAAAGGACATACACACGCTCATTTAGTTATCAGT
The Arachidicoccus soli DNA segment above includes these coding regions:
- a CDS encoding plasmid mobilization protein — translated: MHIADDSDIATLIIATVKTKTIKLKESTTNKKEEHNILLVNKTIRFTKKENELVKRRAALCGLSFSQYCRKMAINGYIQAVPAIADITEMRAFKTLLMEYKTNFSRISNKMKASDPYLNEDIKITRDFIQSILEKLKI